One segment of Fuscovulum ytuae DNA contains the following:
- a CDS encoding urea carboxylase-associated family protein — translation MKLSHDHTAPADALARKGIAPVICYPVEGLARPDMAPFRAARAGWDKVAEVVVPAREARCWAVAAGQFFRITSIEGPQVGDLNLWAQADLRERFYSGKTRALHGTHLSTGDRMWSAFPFLRPMAVITDDSLDWYGFDAFGGAVHDVIGTRCDPYTHNLLSGGGQYHHCCHSNLTRALADWTGLSLHEAEGHVHDVLNVFMCTGFTRDTGQYFMKASPVRPGDYLEFFAEIDLVGGLSACPGGDCSAEHSSDAAACHPLLVEVFQPIAPPAGWVAPAVNGYDRSHGRP, via the coding sequence ATGAAACTATCCCACGATCATACCGCCCCGGCGGATGCCCTTGCCCGCAAGGGCATTGCCCCGGTCATCTGCTATCCGGTCGAAGGGCTGGCCCGGCCCGATATGGCCCCCTTTCGCGCCGCGCGCGCAGGGTGGGATAAGGTGGCCGAGGTCGTGGTGCCTGCGCGCGAGGCGCGGTGTTGGGCTGTGGCGGCGGGGCAGTTTTTCCGCATCACCAGCATCGAAGGGCCGCAGGTGGGCGATCTGAACCTGTGGGCACAGGCCGATCTGCGCGAAAGGTTCTATTCCGGCAAGACGCGGGCGCTGCATGGCACGCATCTGTCGACGGGGGACAGGATGTGGTCGGCCTTTCCCTTCCTGCGCCCGATGGCGGTGATCACGGATGACAGTCTTGACTGGTATGGGTTCGACGCTTTCGGGGGCGCGGTGCATGACGTGATCGGCACGCGCTGTGATCCCTATACCCACAACCTGCTGAGCGGGGGCGGGCAGTATCACCATTGCTGCCATTCCAACCTGACCCGCGCCTTGGCGGATTGGACCGGGCTTTCGCTGCACGAGGCGGAGGGGCATGTGCATGATGTGCTGAATGTCTTCATGTGCACGGGGTTCACGCGCGATACGGGCCAGTATTTCATGAAGGCCTCACCCGTGCGTCCCGGCGATTATCTGGAATTCTTTGCCGAGATTGATCTGGTGGGGGGGCTGTCGGCCTGCCCCGGTGGGGATTGTTCGGCGGAACATTCGTCGGATGCGGCGGCCTGCCATCCTTTGCTGGTGGAGGTCTTCCAACCCATCGCCCCGCCTGCGGGATGGGTCGCGCCGGCTGTGAATGGCTATGACCGGAGCCATGGGCGCCCATGA
- a CDS encoding gamma-glutamylcyclotransferase, with the protein MSCVRALHLTEALVARVERQEPEYPGARGQPYIDDDAFGRHARRLVEEAGEGPVWTFAYGSLIWKPAFEAVAAAPCLLHGWRRSFCIHLESWRGTPEEPGLMLALARGGSCRGMAYRLPDAAREAAMEALLRREIGYEVDLASVRWLTVRGAAGPFRVLVFYAAPLDRSIHVDLPMAEQARRIARAAGHMGSCAAYLRNTVQHLEELGIRDRYLWSLQRMVAEEIAAL; encoded by the coding sequence ATGAGCTGTGTGCGCGCCCTGCACCTGACCGAGGCGTTGGTCGCGCGGGTAGAGCGGCAGGAGCCGGAATATCCCGGCGCACGGGGGCAGCCCTATATCGATGATGACGCCTTTGGTCGCCATGCGCGGCGTCTGGTGGAGGAAGCGGGGGAGGGACCCGTCTGGACTTTTGCTTATGGATCGCTGATCTGGAAACCGGCCTTCGAGGCGGTGGCAGCAGCGCCTTGCCTGTTGCATGGCTGGAGGCGGTCTTTCTGCATCCATCTGGAAAGTTGGCGCGGGACGCCAGAGGAGCCGGGGCTGATGCTGGCCTTGGCGCGGGGCGGGAGTTGTCGGGGGATGGCCTATCGCCTGCCCGATGCGGCGCGCGAAGCGGCGATGGAGGCGCTTTTGCGCCGTGAGATCGGCTATGAGGTGGACCTTGCCTCGGTCCGCTGGTTGACGGTGCGGGGGGCGGCGGGGCCGTTCCGGGTGCTGGTTTTTTATGCCGCCCCGCTTGATCGGTCGATCCATGTGGACCTGCCAATGGCGGAACAGGCGCGGCGGATCGCGCGGGCTGCGGGACATATGGGAAGTTGCGCGGCCTATTTGCGCAACACCGTGCAGCATCTGGAGGAATTGGGTATCCGCGACCGATACCTTTGGTCCTTGCAAAGGATGGTCGCGGAGGAAATTGCTGCGCTGTAG
- the deoD gene encoding purine-nucleoside phosphorylase translates to MTVHIGARPGEIAKTVLLPGDPYRARWAAQTFLENPVLVNEVRGMLGYTGTWHGHPVTIHGTGMGMPSLSIYANELIRDYGAQTLIRIGSAGALQHHVKVRDIVLAQATTTLGSPSRSIFRELNFAPVADYGLLSAAHAAATARNIPTHVGGIYSSDTFYDERQDLSDQLQRHNCLCVEMEAAELYTLAARHNVRALAILTISDHILTHEALPSDQRERSFGDMVDIALQAAFAT, encoded by the coding sequence ATGACCGTCCATATCGGCGCGCGACCCGGCGAGATTGCCAAAACCGTCCTTCTGCCGGGCGATCCCTACCGCGCGCGCTGGGCCGCCCAGACCTTTCTGGAAAACCCCGTTCTGGTGAACGAAGTGCGCGGGATGCTGGGCTATACCGGCACATGGCATGGGCACCCCGTCACCATTCACGGCACAGGCATGGGCATGCCGTCCCTTTCGATCTATGCCAATGAGTTGATCCGCGACTACGGGGCCCAAACGCTGATCCGCATCGGCTCGGCCGGGGCGTTGCAACATCATGTCAAGGTCCGCGACATCGTGCTGGCACAGGCCACGACCACACTTGGCTCCCCCTCGCGGTCGATCTTCCGCGAATTGAACTTCGCCCCTGTTGCCGATTACGGCCTTCTCTCCGCTGCCCATGCCGCTGCAACGGCCCGCAATATCCCCACCCATGTCGGCGGCATCTATTCCTCCGATACCTTCTACGACGAACGGCAAGACCTGTCCGACCAACTCCAACGCCACAACTGCCTCTGCGTGGAAATGGAGGCGGCCGAACTCTACACCCTCGCCGCCCGCCACAATGTGCGCGCGCTGGCGATCCTGACAATCTCCGACCACATCCTCACGCATGAGGCGCTGCCCTCCGATCAGCGCGAACGCAGCTTTGGCGATATGGTGGACATTGCGCTACAGGCCGCCTTCGCCACCTGA
- a CDS encoding DUF1127 domain-containing protein, giving the protein MLARIRALIDRWQQLKTVDALTDRDLADLGMTRRQVEDFIRMPPDVPDRVARMAAIFGLSEAEVKANHAEYLEILGTCAHCRERGTCSLILARWEIARPAEATFCPNAGTYSNHNHAAA; this is encoded by the coding sequence ATGCTTGCCCGAATCCGCGCACTGATTGACCGCTGGCAGCAACTGAAAACCGTGGACGCGCTGACGGACCGCGATCTTGCCGATCTCGGCATGACCCGCCGTCAGGTCGAGGATTTCATCCGCATGCCGCCCGATGTGCCTGACCGTGTCGCCCGGATGGCCGCGATCTTCGGCCTGTCCGAGGCCGAGGTGAAGGCCAACCATGCGGAATATCTTGAGATTTTGGGCACCTGCGCCCATTGCCGCGAACGAGGGACCTGTTCGCTGATCCTCGCAAGATGGGAAATCGCCCGCCCCGCCGAGGCGACCTTCTGCCCCAATGCGGGCACCTACAGCAACCACAACCACGCCGCTGCCTGA
- a CDS encoding protein meaA — MTQKQKESPWLFRTYAGHSTARASNALYRTNLSKGQTGLSVAFDLPTQTGYDSDHELSRGEVGKVGVPVAHLGDMRTLFDQIPLEQMNTSMTINATAPWLLALYIAVAEEQGADITALQGTVQNDIIKEYLSRGTYICPPKPSLRMITDVAAYTQKHLPKWNPMNVCSYHLQEAGATPEQELAFALATACAVLDDLKGKVAPEDFPNMVGRISFFVNAGIRFVTEMCKMRAFVDLWDEICETRYGVTDPKYRRFRYGVQVNSLGLTEQQPENNVYRILIEMLAVTLSKKARARAVQLPAWNEALGLPRPWDQQWSLRMQQILAYETDLLEYDDLFDGNPAVDRKVAELKDGARAELATIDAMGGAVAAIEYMKGRLVDSNSERLAKIETKETTVVGVNRWTEAAPSPLTAGDGAIMVADADAERDQIERLNQWRATRDEAKVKAALDALRQACATGQNVMPASIAAAKAGATTGEWGAVVRSAFGEYRAPTGVSRNPSNRTEGLEPIRDAVAQVSTKLGRQLKFLVGKPGLDGHSNGAEQIAARARDCGMDIHYEGIRLTPAEIVAAAADQEAHVVGLSILSGSHIPLISETMERMRAAGLGDIPVVVGGIIPEEDAARLRAMGVAAVYTPKDFELNRIMMDIVGLVDRQAVAAE, encoded by the coding sequence ATGACCCAAAAGCAGAAAGAGTCCCCCTGGCTCTTCCGCACCTATGCCGGGCACTCCACCGCGCGGGCCTCGAACGCCCTTTACCGCACCAATCTGTCCAAGGGGCAGACGGGCCTCTCCGTCGCCTTCGACCTGCCCACCCAAACGGGCTATGACAGCGACCACGAACTCTCGCGCGGCGAGGTGGGCAAGGTCGGCGTCCCCGTCGCGCATCTGGGCGACATGCGCACCCTGTTCGATCAAATCCCGCTCGAACAGATGAACACCTCCATGACGATCAACGCCACAGCACCGTGGCTCCTCGCGCTTTACATCGCGGTGGCCGAGGAACAGGGGGCCGATATCACCGCCCTGCAAGGCACCGTCCAGAACGATATAATCAAGGAATACCTGTCGCGTGGCACCTATATCTGCCCGCCGAAACCTTCGCTCCGCATGATCACCGACGTCGCGGCCTATACGCAGAAGCATCTGCCGAAATGGAACCCGATGAACGTGTGCTCCTACCACCTGCAAGAGGCAGGCGCGACGCCGGAACAGGAACTTGCCTTCGCACTGGCCACCGCCTGCGCCGTGCTGGATGACCTTAAAGGCAAGGTCGCGCCCGAAGACTTTCCCAATATGGTCGGTCGCATCTCTTTCTTCGTCAACGCAGGCATCCGCTTCGTGACCGAGATGTGCAAGATGCGCGCTTTCGTCGATCTCTGGGATGAGATTTGCGAAACCCGCTATGGCGTGACCGATCCGAAATACCGCCGTTTCCGCTATGGCGTGCAGGTCAATTCTCTTGGCCTGACCGAACAGCAGCCCGAAAACAACGTCTACCGCATCCTGATCGAGATGCTCGCCGTGACTCTTTCCAAGAAGGCCCGCGCCCGCGCCGTGCAGCTGCCTGCGTGGAACGAGGCGCTGGGTCTGCCCCGCCCATGGGATCAGCAATGGTCGCTGCGCATGCAGCAGATCCTCGCCTATGAAACGGACCTTCTGGAATATGACGACCTTTTCGACGGCAACCCCGCCGTCGACCGCAAGGTGGCCGAACTCAAAGACGGCGCGCGCGCCGAACTTGCCACGATCGATGCGATGGGCGGGGCCGTGGCTGCCATCGAATATATGAAGGGCCGTTTGGTCGACTCGAATTCCGAACGTCTCGCAAAAATCGAAACGAAGGAGACCACCGTCGTCGGCGTCAACCGCTGGACCGAGGCGGCGCCCTCCCCCCTTACCGCAGGCGACGGGGCGATCATGGTTGCCGATGCCGATGCCGAACGCGATCAGATCGAACGTTTGAACCAGTGGCGCGCCACCCGCGACGAGGCAAAGGTGAAAGCCGCGCTTGACGCCTTGCGTCAGGCCTGCGCGACAGGTCAGAACGTCATGCCCGCCTCCATCGCCGCCGCCAAGGCAGGCGCCACCACCGGCGAATGGGGGGCCGTGGTCCGCTCGGCCTTTGGCGAATATCGCGCGCCCACTGGCGTGTCGCGCAACCCGTCAAACCGCACCGAAGGGCTGGAACCGATCCGCGACGCCGTGGCGCAGGTCAGCACAAAGCTTGGCCGCCAGCTGAAGTTCCTCGTCGGCAAGCCCGGTCTTGATGGCCATTCCAACGGGGCCGAGCAGATCGCCGCCCGCGCCCGCGATTGCGGGATGGATATCCATTACGAAGGCATCCGCCTGACGCCTGCCGAAATCGTCGCGGCGGCAGCGGACCAAGAGGCGCATGTGGTGGGCCTCTCTATCCTGTCGGGCAGCCACATCCCCCTGATTTCCGAAACCATGGAGCGGATGCGCGCGGCAGGCCTTGGCGACATCCCCGTCGTCGTCGGCGGCATCATCCCCGAAGAGGATGCCGCCCGCCTCCGTGCCATGGGCGTTGCCGCCGTCTATACGCCCAAGGATTTCGAACTCAACCGCATCATGATGGATATCGTGGGTCTGGTGGACCGGCAGGCCGTCGCCGCCGAATAG
- a CDS encoding 1-acyl-sn-glycerol-3-phosphate acyltransferase: protein MTGTIELPLWLVVLVLVLAAIAALDRILAPSVRWFFRRRMERAVARLNERLERPIAPFKLAQRYDMILRLAYDPQVMQAVAEHAAETGVPPTVAMQEARDYAREIVPAFSATMYFGFAVQVARWLTRQFYRVRIGRIDPALAQVDDRATVVFVMNHRSNMDYVLVTWLIADRSAISYAVGEWARVWPLSRLIRGMGAYFIRRGSRNALYRRVLARFVQMSAQEGVAQAIFPEGGLSLDGRVGQAKLGLLSYFVSGFDQTGRDILFVPVGLAYDRVMEDRLLTEAGRTGVRRFRPSLFGVLTFVFRMGWRALRGNFPGFGATAAGFGAPISLRVFLAGRAEDATEALGEELMARVARAVPILPVPLVAAALEAGVQDRAALVAEVTRLVGVLAAKDAVLRLHPQGVEPTVDEALLHLQRRGLVGPDLAIRDEKRAVVAFYAASVRQRLEM from the coding sequence ATGACGGGGACGATCGAACTTCCTTTATGGCTGGTGGTGCTGGTTTTGGTCCTTGCGGCCATTGCGGCGCTTGACCGTATCCTTGCCCCCTCGGTCCGGTGGTTCTTTCGCCGCCGGATGGAACGGGCCGTGGCGCGGCTGAACGAGCGGCTGGAGCGGCCCATCGCGCCGTTCAAGCTGGCGCAGCGGTATGACATGATCCTGCGGCTGGCCTATGACCCGCAGGTGATGCAGGCGGTGGCCGAGCATGCCGCCGAGACAGGCGTGCCCCCCACCGTGGCGATGCAGGAGGCGCGCGACTATGCGCGCGAAATCGTGCCCGCCTTTTCGGCCACCATGTATTTCGGCTTTGCCGTGCAGGTGGCGCGCTGGCTGACGCGGCAATTCTATCGCGTGCGGATCGGGCGGATCGACCCGGCGCTGGCGCAGGTGGATGATCGTGCGACGGTCGTCTTCGTGATGAACCACCGCAGCAATATGGATTACGTGCTGGTGACTTGGCTGATCGCGGATCGGTCGGCGATTTCCTATGCCGTGGGGGAATGGGCGCGGGTCTGGCCTTTGTCGCGACTGATCCGTGGGATGGGGGCCTATTTCATTAGGCGCGGGTCGCGCAATGCCCTGTATCGGCGGGTGTTGGCGCGTTTTGTCCAGATGTCGGCGCAGGAAGGGGTGGCGCAAGCGATCTTTCCGGAAGGGGGGCTTTCGCTGGATGGCCGGGTGGGGCAGGCGAAGCTGGGCCTTTTATCCTATTTCGTATCCGGGTTCGATCAGACGGGGCGGGATATTTTGTTTGTACCAGTTGGGCTTGCCTATGACCGGGTGATGGAGGATCGGCTGCTGACCGAGGCGGGGCGGACGGGGGTGCGGCGGTTCCGGCCCAGCTTGTTCGGGGTGCTGACCTTTGTCTTTCGCATGGGGTGGCGGGCGCTGCGGGGGAATTTCCCCGGCTTTGGCGCGACGGCAGCGGGTTTTGGTGCGCCGATCAGCCTGCGCGTCTTTCTGGCAGGGCGGGCGGAGGATGCGACCGAGGCGTTGGGGGAGGAGTTGATGGCTCGGGTGGCGCGGGCCGTGCCGATCCTGCCCGTGCCTTTGGTCGCGGCGGCGCTGGAGGCGGGGGTTCAGGATCGCGCGGCGCTGGTCGCCGAAGTGACGCGGCTGGTGGGGGTGTTGGCTGCGAAGGATGCGGTGCTGCGACTGCATCCACAGGGGGTGGAGCCCACGGTGGACGAGGCGCTTTTGCATTTGCAGCGGCGCGGGCTGGTCGGGCCGGATTTGGCGATCAGGGATGAGAAGCGGGCGGTGGTGGCCTTTTACGCGGCATCGGTGCGGCAGCGGCTGGAGATGTGA
- the ccrA gene encoding crotonyl-CoA carboxylase/reductase, with protein sequence MALDNQQQIVAYDAPKKDLYELGEMPPLGHVPAKMYSWAIRRERHGQPDEAFQVEVVDTWKIDSHEVLVLVMAAGVNYNGVWAALGQPISPFDGHKMPYHIAGSDAAGIVWAVGDKVKRWKVGDEVVIHCNQDDGDDEECNGGDPMFSPTQRIWGYETPDGSFAQFTRVQAQQLMPRPKHLSWEESACYTLTLATAYRMLFGHEPHDLKPGQNVLVWGASGGLGVYAIQLINTAGANAIGVISDESKRDFVMGLGAKGVINRNEFKCWGQLPKVNSPEYAEWLKEARRFGKAIWDITGKGVNVDMVFEHPGEATFPVSSLVCKKGGMVVICAGTTGFNCTFDVRYMWMHQKRLQGSHFAHLKQASAANKLMIERRLDPCMSEVFPWAEIPQAHVKMLKNQHKPGNMAVLVQAPRAGLRTFEDTLEASRGL encoded by the coding sequence ATGGCTTTGGATAACCAGCAGCAGATCGTCGCCTATGACGCACCGAAAAAGGACCTCTATGAATTGGGCGAGATGCCCCCGCTGGGCCATGTTCCGGCGAAGATGTATTCCTGGGCCATCCGGCGTGAACGCCATGGCCAGCCGGATGAGGCATTTCAGGTGGAAGTGGTGGACACCTGGAAGATCGACAGCCATGAGGTGCTTGTCCTCGTGATGGCGGCGGGGGTGAATTACAACGGCGTCTGGGCGGCGCTGGGCCAGCCAATCAGCCCCTTTGATGGCCACAAGATGCCCTATCACATCGCGGGTTCCGATGCGGCGGGCATCGTCTGGGCGGTGGGCGACAAGGTGAAGCGTTGGAAGGTGGGCGACGAGGTCGTGATCCACTGCAACCAAGACGATGGCGACGACGAGGAATGCAACGGCGGCGATCCGATGTTTTCGCCCACGCAGCGCATCTGGGGCTATGAGACGCCGGATGGGTCTTTCGCGCAATTCACGCGGGTGCAGGCGCAGCAATTGATGCCGCGGCCCAAGCATCTGAGCTGGGAAGAAAGCGCCTGCTATACGCTGACACTGGCTACGGCCTATCGGATGCTGTTTGGCCATGAACCCCATGACCTGAAGCCCGGTCAGAACGTGCTGGTTTGGGGCGCGTCGGGCGGCCTTGGCGTCTATGCGATCCAGCTGATCAATACCGCGGGCGCGAATGCGATCGGGGTGATTTCCGACGAAAGCAAGCGTGATTTCGTGATGGGTCTTGGCGCGAAGGGCGTCATCAACCGGAATGAGTTCAAATGCTGGGGCCAATTGCCCAAGGTGAACAGCCCGGAATATGCCGAATGGCTTAAGGAAGCGCGGCGCTTTGGCAAGGCGATCTGGGATATCACGGGCAAGGGTGTGAATGTCGACATGGTGTTCGAACATCCCGGCGAGGCGACCTTCCCGGTGTCGTCGCTGGTCTGCAAGAAGGGCGGCATGGTGGTGATCTGCGCGGGTACCACCGGGTTCAACTGCACCTTCGATGTCCGCTACATGTGGATGCACCAGAAGCGCCTGCAGGGCAGCCATTTCGCCCATCTGAAACAGGCGAGTGCTGCCAACAAACTGATGATTGAGCGGCGGTTGGATCCCTGCATGTCCGAGGTCTTTCCTTGGGCCGAGATTCCGCAGGCGCATGTGAAGATGCTGAAAAATCAGCACAAGCCGGGGAATATGGCGGTTTTGGTGCAGGCGCCGCGCGCGGGTCTGCGCACCTTTGAGGATACGCTGGAGGCGTCGCGCGGTCTGTAA